One stretch of Amycolatopsis tolypomycina DNA includes these proteins:
- a CDS encoding DUF6529 family protein — protein sequence MAAPAAGHRAAAVLAVPLAAGAAVSVALGVYGGLHPPTGVAVNVAGFSGAQSVKAWLATIVVLLALAQLLTALALYGRLGGAAPAWVAPVHRWSGRLAFLVSIPVAMHCLYALGFQSFDARVLLHSLLGCFCYGVFVAKMLVLRKDGAPGWALPVVGGLVFTALVGLWLSASLWFFTRFGLIF from the coding sequence ATGGCCGCCCCGGCGGCGGGCCACCGCGCGGCCGCCGTGCTCGCGGTGCCCCTGGCGGCCGGCGCCGCGGTCTCGGTGGCCCTCGGCGTCTACGGCGGCCTGCACCCGCCGACCGGGGTCGCGGTGAACGTCGCGGGCTTTTCCGGCGCCCAGTCGGTGAAGGCCTGGCTCGCCACGATCGTCGTCCTGCTCGCCCTCGCCCAGCTGCTCACGGCGCTGGCGCTGTACGGCAGGCTCGGCGGCGCCGCGCCCGCGTGGGTCGCCCCGGTGCACCGGTGGTCGGGCCGGCTGGCCTTCCTCGTGTCGATCCCGGTGGCGATGCACTGCCTGTACGCGCTCGGGTTCCAGTCGTTCGACGCGCGCGTGCTCCTGCACTCACTGCTCGGCTGCTTCTGCTACGGGGTGTTCGTCGCGAAGATGCTGGTGCTGCGCAAGGACGGCGCGCCCGGGTGGGCGCTCCCGGTGGTGGGCGGCCTGGTCTTCACGGCGCTGGTCGGGCTCTGGCTGAGCGCGTCGCTGTGGTTCTTCACCCGGTTCGGCTTGATCTTCTAG